The genomic DNA ccGGATGATTATCTATATTTAtcgtgattttttatttttttttccagatataaAAAGGCTGTTTGTTGCACATAGTCTgtcttttcaaatatattttacaaatatttcttaacacaactttgacaaagtgtgagtggcagggaAAATGAAAAGGGGGTCGCACAACAGtcaaaattagaaacaattattttctatgaaggtacacaCACACTGCCAATGCTTAGCGTCAAAAAGTGCTacagagcgcaactcgcatagatTTCCATTCAATTCGACCCAAATAattaaaggacaaagattatttactctagcatcactggatgatatattgtgtatatgtatcttttatATAGCCTATGCAATGTATTTTCAGTCACAAGTATGTCATTttatggtttgacagcttgaatgaaagacctattcaaggctacatacagagataTTGCATAaacgtcaccatttctaatcgtaCAGTTTGTGTAGTtataccagtttcatacactaacctgcaaactcatcaacgtcactttgttcattttgttcaaatacctttgtaactttggactgccatcagctgCACCTCATCAGCTcgtcctgtgtttgtgtgtgtaatacctgtgaccggcttcagtaaatgttatatcacccccttgtggtctcccaacactattacgccagacttttaaacagaggccaactgagtaaattggaaagcatgcaaattaggcttctgatttaaatgtcagctaattttaatatatagaTGCCttaaatatatcgataaaataactgATCTGCTGATCAATAATAATTATACCGATATTTTATGACTACGCTACTTATGATTCAATTTTCTTATAAATAaatagtgttgggtaagttactaaaaaagagtaatccactacaaattactaaataCTTATCTAAATTTGTAATTACTTCAATGATTAattcattgaaaagtaatcacattactaattacttttaagttactttctaaaacactaaataatgtctattttctccttgttcatggTTGCACAactttcagctgtcacagaaacgcaaacagatgaacatttgaacatatttattaacattttaattgtattacatatcaataatataatttttagaaatatttttataccaggtaatgcacttaaaaataattactttCATGAAAACTtagtaactataatctgattgcaagaatttaaaatgtaatgtgttacactactttttgttgcctaaaagtaattatattacagtaactaattattttgttatcaaattacacccaacactggaaatACATTTAACCACATTTACAATACACTGAATAAAGTGGTAACtcgcaattgttacctcaaggatctatttctaatTGATCTAATcatccaaaaaatatatatatatacttttgtgGGTGTAACCTAAATTGTcaggtaaatttagtcagatcaaataacatttttgactcgAATAAAGCCAGTTAATTTAGTTACCACATGAATGCACTTCTTTTAGGTTACAtcacaaaacatgttttacaaACACATGACATTGGACAttgataatgtattttaatgcatCATGCTCTTTAAAGgtacaataaattgcaatgtataTTATAAGgctataaatgcattatactacAACAAGAATAGCTTAATAATGCatcgtatacagtatataaacttcATGTAAAGCATGAAgttcttatttcttttttttaaacattgaatcCATGATTGATGTGTCTGTGTTGAAACTGGTTGTGTCAGTGTTTATAATGTGTCATGATTTATCTCTGGTAAGTGGCGGAGAGGACAAAGGAACAGGCCTCTCAGCTGGGTGGAGCTGTGATGTCTGGGGCAGGAAATATCGCCGCAGCCACTGGCCTGATGAAAAAGGACGAGTTCCCCAGTGACATGAACGTATGTCTTTTTATCtgaaaataatcattttatttgacttttttcaaAGGCTTGTTAAAATCTCTGTAAAAAGTGACAACATGcatttgttaccttaaggaggtatttctacctgatctgactcttaTAAGTTATTTTGATGGTCTAACCAAACCAgggtgaaaaaaatctgacttgacTTAAACAGATACCTGTAATTAAAAAGCACTTTTTAAAGTTCCCAGGCAgaacatttacattgaagttaaATCACATATAATGGAGGGCCGCTCATCCCGCATGGAATATTGTGTCTTAGTTTGTCTTTCTTTCTGCTAAGCCCCCCCCccgtctttttctctctctcactctctgtacCTCTCTCTCTCGACCTTGCCCAAGGTcacattttgcacagtacttaaAAAGGCACTATGGGAGGAGAAGTCAGGCAGTCTTCAAATTTAGGCAGTTCTACCAAAAAGAATAGTTTGCCCAGAAATACAAATTCTATCATTTACCTATGCAACATGAAAATGatgaagaatttttatttttgggtggactatccctttaagattgagTTAGTACAGTATGACCAGTAGCTGTAATGGTAGTAGTGACAGATTTTCAGGTGTGGTCTTCCTCGGATTTTCTCCACCAGGCTTAAAAAGTAGTCCCTCGTGGCAACTCAATACTCtcattaatcacacacacacacacacatatatatatatatatatatatatatatatatatatatatatatatatatatatatatatatatatatatatcagcataTCAGCATAAGACGCTTGCAGCATATGTGCTTGCAGTGTTTACAGTTCTATGTATGAAGCCTGCTGTACATTGTAAGCTAAGAAACGTGACATCACTGTCATCAATTTGAAAGCTCTAGTCATTCAGTTAAGCTATCAGTGTGTGTAGATGGTCAGCTGGTGTGGAGTTTAGTGGTTTTGGAATATGTGACTAAACAGTGTGTGGGTGGTCAGTGCTAGTGTGTTGCTGCCTGCACTGTgtgatttgtttgtgtgtttttgtttcagaACATGGTCTATAGTCTGATTTCTATGTGGGTCGTTTCTATGAagaaattgtttgttcatgttaagcATGTCCCTATGACAtactattaagattttttacagaATACTGAATGTATTTAAAggtttaactttttatttagcatttttgttttCATCTGAATATTAGATCTTTTGCTCTCCATTGATCACCACAACTTTgtttatataaaattttaaaaatctaattcaacCTAAATGTTgcctatattacattttaatatcatgttttCACTGTCTTATGTAGtgctttatatatacagtattatatatactttatattaacatccataaatattaaatatatatatgtcaaGGTGTGTGGTGCTGAgagaaggacccaaatgcaggaaggcAGAATAtggcttttattaaataaacaaataaaatacaaatcaaaactcTCATGAGGGAGAGGAATAAacaaccaaaaacaaataaactagACCAACCGAaactggagacaggaaacagaccAGAACATGCTAATAGAGTtgcaacacagcaaaacaatccaacaaagacagaacaaaggagagaatatataggAGCTGGTAACTGGAGACAGGTGCCGCTGCTGATGAGCTGGGTGGAGAAACAATCAGTTGTCCTGGCAACAGAGCTGACGTTCTCTACATGgcagctgcaaaacacaaaagggagagagagggaaacacagacacacacaccaacacatggcaagacagacagacaggagggACTGTCCAGCCCAGACTGTGACAGTAACCCCCCATGGTGTCCAAACTGGGCAGGACAGGACAAGATGGAACAACCAAGGGTGGGGGCACTAGGAAGGTGGGCAGGGCACCCGGACAGACTGGGTGGACTCTTAGGGAGCCAGGATAGGTCAGGAGGATGGCCCAGGAAAAAGGACAGACGGGGTGGAAACTTTGGGAACTAGGATAGTTTTGGCggatgacaagggaaacaggacaGACTAGGTGAGGGAATGGGAACCGACAAGGGTGcagacccagggatgaggaaggGACCAGAAAGGAATATGGTGCAGGATGGAACTATAATGGGGCTTAGGTCAGGGAAAGTGGCTGGGCAAGTGGAAACTTCGGAGAGGATGAGGGTGGTAATGAGGGTGATAAAGGCAGGTAGATCCTGGGTGGTAACTGGGTAGTGGGAGATATCAGTGATGGCTGCTGGGCAGAGGGAAAGGTCTGTGCAGAGGGTAAGGTCAGACATGGCCACAGGACAGAGGGTGAGGTCAGACATGGCTGCAGGACAGAGGGTGAGGTCAGACATGGCCGCAGGACTGGGATCAGACTGGACGTGGGTGTCCGGTGGGCAGGGGTCAGACTGGAAGTGGGCAGCCACTGGGCACTGAACAGACTGAGCAACAGATTGGTAACTGATGTCTGATGGTGCTGgctactgggctgagcaacagactggtggtatgtgtctgatgagtgctggccactggactgagcaacagactggtcgaTGGGGGTGTGCTGGAATGGACACTCTTGGTGGGCTGCTCATAGTCAGGCGTGATCCAATTAACCCTATGGGACAGGTAGCTCACGAAACCCCCAAATGACAAACAagaggtgggatatattaggcagcatgtgaacagtcagttcttgaatttcatgtgttggaagcaggaaaaatgggcaagtgtaaggatctgagcgactttgacatgggccaaattgtgatggcttgacgactgggttagagcatctccaaaacggcaggtcttttggggtgttcccggtatgcagtggtttgTTCCTAccaaagtggtccaaggaaggactaCCGATGAACTGGCAATAGAGTCataggcgcccaaggctcattgatgtgcgtggggagcgaaagctagcccgtctggtccgatcccacagaagagcaaatgtagcacaaattgctgaaaaacttaatgctggccatgatagaaaggtgtcaggacACGCAgcgcatcacagcttgctgcgtatggggctgtgtagccgcatactggtcagagtgcccatgttgacccctgtccaccgccgaaagtgcctacaatgagcatgtgagcatcagaactggaccatatagcaatggaagaaggtggtctggtctgatgaatcatgttttcttttagatcatgtggacggccgggtgcatgtgtgtgtcgttaaccaggggaagagatggcaacaggatgcactatgggaagaaggcaggccggcggaggcagtgtgatgctctgggcaatgttctgctgggaaaccttgggtcctggcattcatgtggatgttactttgacacgtaccacctacctaaagattgttgcagaccacatacaccccttcatggcaacggtattctctgatggcattggcctctttcagcaggataatgcattctgccacactgcaaaaattgttcaggaatggtttgaggaacatgacaaagagttcatggtgttgacttggcctccaaattccccagatctcaatctgattgagcatctattagatgtgctggaccaacaagtccgatccatggaggccccacctcgcaacttacaggacttgaaggatctgctgctaacgtcttggtgccagataccacgggacaccttcagaggtcttgtggagtccatgcctcgatgagTCAGagatgttttggcggcacgagggggacctacacaatattaggcaggtggttttaatgttgtggctgatcagtgtatatataaaccatatatgcaatatatgcaaAGCATAGGGGCGCAATTGGTGTGCCCTCCTTAAAAAGATTAAATGTTCAGGCACAAATGACACAGTTTCTTAAAAATGTCCTATGTGGCTGTTTGTAGGGTTTTTAGTTTGATTGAAGGGTTGTGATATTACAATTATAGATCATTGAAATATGACCTAATTGACTCTGATAGCccagtttaaaaataaaactttcagTGACCCAGAACTGTAAAGAAAATCTATGTAGGTAatgagactctctctctctctctctctctctctctctctctctctctgtggcatGACATAAAATGGAGGctgataatttatatttataatgcacATATGAGAGTATAACGTGTAACAGAAGCGCACTAGCAGATGCAtcactaatatactgtatagacaGTAAACAGCACAACCAGACAGGTGCCAATATTTACCCTCTCCATGATAGTGCTGATCTAAATAATTGTGATGCtttcagtgcaattcatgcctaattttgttttatagtGCTTATGCAGGTGGCAAAATGTTTCTACATTGTTGGTTTTTGAAAACAATATGTGCTTTCATTTGTGCATCCACAGCCTGAGTTTGGTCAGGAGGCCACTGAGGAGCAGATGGGAGAAGCTCTGATGGATCAAGAGGGACAAACATATGATGGAACTCAGCAGGTGAGATCATCACCGCTCACAGCAAACAGCGCTTTATGAAAGTGGTCAACCcatatgggtttttaatggtCAATGATAATTCTCGTATCAAGAGTGCAATGTAATACCGACAatattgaaacagaaaaagaaatgtGCACAAAACTCCTGAATTGAAAtttgaaacaaataaaaacacttattgcacacaatatttgcttaaaattcattacaaatttgaaataaaaaattggggtaacactttctatgaagcccatatgtACAATGTATTGTAAAggcattaaaaatgcattatactgcattcataatgtctcagaatacacattataataaattattacttctcataaataataactacagttataacacattataagacttcccctattcatagttatacattagaggttaatgcattataacacaagcgaCATCCAATTTTAATGCAGCTGATGTTAATAAAGATAATcgtaagtgctgtatagtgtaaacagtcaaaaggctttatgacgtgatcatattataagtggtctttacctgctttaagtaaagttacaaaagcaatatttttttttaataatcagccataacataaacgtgtaacatacaatacataaCAAGTCATAcctataatggaagttatttataaaataagtctccaaataagatgcacaaacattaaagtttattgaatagtgTCCATTATAGAATCAGTTTTGATTTTTGAAGGAGATTGgttacatgtgtgatcaacatacatattttttttattctgatatattttaaccttatAGCTTTATAAGTGTTTTTTGCAATATCTCAAAATTGACATTGAatatgtgttattttgtattttgtgtatgtgtaatgtatataaattccagcatgatttgtaatgtcttataaccacttaaaaatatcttatgggtgtttataagaagacagtgcttttgtcactttacttaaagcatacctattatatattttaactcttctgttaattggccaagTAGACTTTTTTTGGCCAATGCCGAAATCCCAAAATGATCaaattgattaaataaataagcctaacagTCACTATCTACgagatacaaacacacacacacacaccctccacCCATTATTTTGTGACAGCACATGTCCAATATTACAACTCTATTATAACAATACTGTATTATACTATAAAACTAATACTATTAACGCTACCTTCAGGAGTttaaaatattcaacccccaaaagtcaatcatttgtgaagcatcctttacccttaataacatcaaataaatgtttcaggtaagtgttctcaggcttcagacacctctctattggaatttttacacatttctcatgagcaaaagcttccagctcattgacattctatggtttctgtgctgccacttcTTCCTTGAAATCCTaacaaagattttcaatgggattttaatgatggactgaaagggccctTGAAGGACATTGCACAAcccatccctgaaccagatttagacaacttggatgtatccttggtgttattgtcttgctggaaagtccagtgatcacagagcatcctggttacttttgtaacctccgttccctgatggagggaatgagacgttgtgtcgatgtagtgacactaggggtcactcttgggagccccagacaatgggaattggcaagtggaatttgcatgccactccccccgacatacgggtataaaaggaactggctcgcaaccactcattcaggttttgtgctgaggagccgagacagggtctcGGCCAttacagcgggtagttcagtgttgtggcaggagggacatccTGGacatccatcagggaatggaggttacaacagtaaccaggatgttccctatctgtcactcactcgacattgtgtcaatgtagtgacactaggggtccctatatgaaacaccacaactagctgaactgtgttacgtgaactggcaatGCAAGAtgggcaaaccattgcgtgcctcgtagccagcgtacctgaccatcacgtaacctcccccaacacccctACAAGGATCGTACGGTCCCTCGCACCTCGTgcacaagtcgactgcccaaaatggggacaggccatcccagctgtggcctcttctcttcttcttttctccccaaagaagaatggaaatcgttcagctaggggccataagtgtccgcgtcggggggtatccattcccaaggggaagacaccgtggagaccacagcctgcccaaaggggaggcaattgtgtggaaatatgtcacatggtcttactgagtcttgtcggcagtgtcgcatgtggagaagtccccatggtaggtcctacctaggggatggagctctacatacacggcgaccggtggcagagggaaactctgcccaaggaagacacggatttaccaacagggaaaccgtctcacggaagatacatcacacagtgTTACAAACAGgaaaccagcgcatgtggagcacctaccccagtacagggcctaacagcacatgtactgggccagcatcgagtttctctgcaaactcgcctgccacagggctaaggaggaagaacatccagggtccacaacctTGTGAACACTGCTGGGTGGTAAAAAGTGCACGtctcccctccaggaggggaaaggcgctgtatgccagaggtacacccggccagttgtcccgcaaacttacctgttcgtacctgacaacacacaggacgaaatcggctcaacccggaggttgtagaacctcacgaaggtattggccgttgcccagcccgctgctctgcagacatctgctaaagaggcaccattggtcagggcccaggaggccaccacactcctggtagagtgtgctcgtagccacaaggggggcggcacgccctggcgtgatatgccaaagtgatggcgtcaatgacccagtgggcgatcctctgtttggggacagcgctccctttccgctgtcctccgaagcagacaaagagctgctcagagcgtctaaagctctgtgtacaatccaaatagatgtgcaaagcatgcaccggacacagcaacaacaagttGTCCTGCAAACTTACCTGTtcttacctgacaacacacgggacgaaaccggctcaacccggaggttgtagaacctcgcgaaggtattgggtgttgcccagcccgctgctctgcagatgtctgctaaagaggccattggtcagggcccaggaggccgccacactcctggtagagtgtgctcgtagccccaaggctgctcagagcgtctaaagctctgcgtgcaatccaaatagatgtgcaaagcatgcaccggacacagcaacaacaaggctgtgtctgcctcctcctggggcagcacttgcaggttcaccacctgatcccgaaacggggttgtgggaaccttgggcacatagaccagtcggggtctcaggaacATGTGAGAGTattccagaccaaactccaggcatgtgtcgctgacagagaatgcctgcaggacccctaccctcttgatggatgtgagtgcattcaggagggcagtcttcagagagaccgcctttagctcaactgactccaggggctcaaacggggctccgcGCAGGCTCtgcaggaccatggagagatcccatgagggaatgaggcgtggtctgggaggattcagcctcctcgcgcctctaaggaacctgatgatcatgttgtgCTTCCTgagagacttaccgtcaactgcatcatggcgtgccgctatagcggccatgtacaccttcaaggtggagggagacagccgcccctccagcctctcctacaggaaggaaagcaccgacccgactgcgcatctttgggggtcttcgcgtcgggaagaacaccacttagcgaacagacgccatttcaaggcatacaggaGCCTCGTAGAGggcgccctagcctgagtgattgtgtctactaccacggtcctgtccaagggccagacatggaggttccagaggtttggtcgtgggtgccagatggtgccccatcccagagagaggagatccctcctcaggggaattcgctagggggggctgtcgcaaggagtgtgaggtccgagaaccaagactgggtgggccagtagggtgctactaagatgacctgctcctcgtcctccctgaccttgcacagggtctgtgcatgtAGGCTCACTGGTGGGAACGCAtccttgcgcagcccccggggccagctgtgtgccagggcatctgtgccgaggggagcctcagtcagggcataccagagcgggaagtggaaggattcctgggaagcaactccaaatcagctggaccacctgggggtggaatctccactctcccctgagcatgacctgaCATGACAGCTCGTCTGCCATGCTGTttaggtcgcccaggatgtgagtgacCCGCAACAACTTgagttgctgctgactccagaggaggagacggcaggcgagttgcgacatgcgacgcgaaCGTAaactggaccaacacatgcttgccctggatcaatggctgaagcctccgcagggcgagaagTACTGCcggcaacttgaggcagttgatatgccaacacagtcgcggccCTGTCCAGTAGCCCACGGCTGTGCActcattgcacacggtgccccagccacgcttggaggcatctgtcgtaaccacgacgtgtctggacacttgctgtaaggggatccctgcccgcagaaatgcaaggtccgtccaagggctgaacaagcaaCGGCAGATCGGCATGATAACCACGCAGTGTGtgctgtggcaccatgcccatctcgggactcgagtctg from Myxocyprinus asiaticus isolate MX2 ecotype Aquarium Trade chromosome 22, UBuf_Myxa_2, whole genome shotgun sequence includes the following:
- the LOC127413294 gene encoding beta-synuclein-like yields the protein MDVFMKGLSKAKEGMAAAAEKTKEGVAVAAEKTKEGVMFMGNKTKDSVANVAERTKEQASQLGGAVMSGAGNIAAATGLMKKDEFPSDMNPEFGQEATEEQMGEALMDQEGQTYDGTQQENQDYEPEA